One window of the Lodderomyces elongisporus chromosome 6, complete sequence genome contains the following:
- a CDS encoding uncharacterized protein (BUSCO:EOG092629WA) — MSMDKFESILKELAALPPPGVSGNRIKALVEISLTDFDKEKESKVIAALYSSCKASPSLNKLGTLYVVDAIARRYKDEALAQGQTIDANAEDGTFASAVYKISELIESILDDAMEYQINPSVRLKISKLLDIWEKHQTFDQATIKRMKDKHFKSTTPPGTPPKTSVEPTRPSSKSEDSSSILSALTSLAQGGAVSNSTNSNADAAASILSSTTTLNPGATGGGSSSSSSISNNNNGDNNAENILSRLSALAGNAHGNNIGHQQPASATANGSVSGPAAPSFGGAPGTGQDVLNMLQQMRGAPAEFSSGRSDHGRFGSREQHQHQQQQGRRNRSRSPVRGARSPPSIRSPPATSSVFALQQNMQNLKQQQQQAAAASASSTSSGTRSQGYQSPSHMYQQPYQQQQQQQQQQHQSSYGQQNRNSHQNPAFASPSDMGGEMNLPGTPHYRPRNVSFDPTLPQGTIKVLSRTLFLGGVPRNMDQRMLTQVLRPFADVQSVVLNSDKKIAFVKVYSRKEAEQVIMSFNKDNSLPLRTRWGVGFGPRDCCNYQNGVSIIPIDRLTEADKTWFVSAQWGGTGGQPMASGMVVDEPDIEIGAGISSKAMSRKMPTNSARNGPKSNRPGEPDDAYARTTLLQPQGPIQMSHGDQPQFNTFQQSSVNPLQNLFGNASANGNGNGNIGSPQTNINPLPQFPGQSGGAQQPYGFQGAPPLAASGYPQIPGMANPADMPPEVAKYFMQALQQQQQQQQQHR, encoded by the coding sequence ATGTCTATGGATAAATTTGAAAGCATATTGAAGGAGTTGGCAGCATTGCCACCTCCAGGTGTGTCAGGTAATCGTATAAAGGCTTTAGTTGAAATTTCGTTGACTGATTTTGacaaggagaaggagagtAAAGTCATCGCAGCTCTTTATTCTAGTTGTAAAGCTTCGCCATCTTTGAATAAGTTGGGAACTTTgtatgttgttgatgcaaTTGCCAGAAGATACAAAGATGAGGCATTGGCTCAGGGACAAACGATTGATGCAAATGCAGAGGACGGAACTTTTGCTTCAGCAGTTTATAAAATTAGTGAGTTGATCGAAAGTATTCTTGATGACGCCATGGAATACCAGATAAATCCCTCGGTGAGATTGAAGATCCTGAAATTGTTAGACATTTGGGAAAAGCATCAAACATTTGATCAAGCAACCATCAAAAGAATGAAGGATAAGCATTTCAAGTCAACAACACCTCCGGGTACACCACCAAAGACTAGTGTAGAACCTACTAGACCTTCATCTAAAAGTGAAGATTCATCAAGTATTTTACTGGCTCTCACCTCTTTGGCACAAGGAGGAGCTGTCTCAAATTCGACAAATTCAAATGCCGACGCAGCAGCTTCAATACTATCTTCTACTACTACATTAAACCCAGGAGCgactggtggtggtagtagtagtagtagtagtattagtaataataataatggtgACAATAATGCTGAGAATATTCTTTCTCGATTGTCTGCCTTGGCAGGAAATGCTCATGGCAACAATATTGGCCATCAACAACCTGCATCAGCAACTGCTAATGGATCCGTATCTGGACCAGCTGCTCCATCCTTTGGTGGAGCTCCGGGAACCGGACAAGACGTTTTGAACATGTTGCAACAGATGCGTGGTGCACCTGCTGAATTCTCTTCTGGCCGTTCCGATCATGGAAGATTCGGTCTGAGagaacaacatcaacatcaacaacagcaaggTAGAAGGAACAGATCCAGATCTCCTGTTAGAGGCGCTCGCTCTCCGCCTTCTATTAGATCACCACCCGCAACTTCTTCTGTGTTTGCTTTGCAACAAAATATGCAGAATTTgaagcaacagcaacaacaagcaGCGGCTGCTTCAGCTTCGTCAACTTCTTCTGGCACCCGTTCACAAGGATATCAATCTCCTTCTCATATGTATCAACAACcatatcaacaacaacagcagcagcagcaacaacaacatcaatcGCTGTATGGACAGCAGAATCGCAACCTGCATCAAAATCCAGCATTTGCCTCGCCATCAGATATGGGTGGAGAAATGAATTTGCCTGGTACCCCTCATTATAGACCAAGAAATGTTAGTTTTGACCCTACATTACCACAAGGCACAATAAAGGTGTTGTCGAGAACTCTTTTCCTTGGTGGTGTTCCAAGAAATATGGATCAAAGAATGTTGACGCAAGTGTTACGACCATTTGCTGACGTTCAATCTGTTGTCCTCAATAGTGACAAGAAAATTGCTTTTGTTAAAGTTTACTCTAGAAAGGAAGCCGAACAAGTTATTATGTCATTCAATAAGGATAACTCTCTACCATTGAGAACACGTTGGGGTGTTGGATTTGGTCCTAGAGATTGTTGCAATTACCAAAACGGTGTCTCAATTATTCCAATCGATAGATTGACCGAGGCCGATAAGACGTGGTTTGTTAGTGCGCAATGGGGTGGAACTGGCGGACAACCTATGGCAAGTGGAATGGTGGTTGATGAGCCAGATATTGAAATTGGTGCGGGTATCTCCTCAAAGGCAATGTCTAGGAAGATGCCTACAAATTCAGCTAGAAATGGTCCCAAGTCCAATAGGCCAGGGGAGCCAGATGACGCATATGCAAGAACAACCTTGTTGCAGCCGCAAGGTCCTATTCAAATGAGTCATGGAGATCAACCACAATTCAATACATTCCAACAATCTTCGGTAAACCCGTTGCAGAATCTTTTTGGAAATGCCAGTGCTAATGGGAATGGAAACGGTAACATTGGTTCTCCTCAAACAAACATAAACCCATTACCGCAATTCCCCGGACAATCAGGAGGTGCGCAACAGCCATACGGTTTTCAAGGAGCTCCTCCACTTGCTGCTAGTGGATATCCCCAAATTCCAGGTATGGCTAATCCTGCAGATATGCCACCCGAAGTTGCGAAATACTTTATGCAGGcattgcaacaacaacaacaacagcagcagcagcaccGTTAA
- the RIM21 gene encoding pH-response regulator protein palH/rim21, with product MIVSHVFDWPVKYISKAVYQQNCYQNSIPVLNTNVGLVIDKFSEPLPIIAQSWTDFTRNNSRGSFSYSVVPIVYAISVSAVIIWFLTIFVLTNYTVKPSWLLKGSTFLSSVYILLVVVKSIVCLHRQQREGYLHGAQLLDQVNGDRAVNIMDLIVVMLLQINQVQIIMRLFQRQKDKRLTFYVGMVATLLSQVIWSVSSFHNFHFDDEAGDILPAFIYLVRIAMALCYAAIITVYFISKIKLILANRRIWLLTLLTLILIYSPVAFFIADVSNAFIYELSEIFSVVNYVIGVVIPWEWCNKFNIIMKAKEKEGVLGRRFYEDESYELDRFELFVEEQAPGDEDDGDYNEGVGYREDENGLHLEDGERGVYNMADMHNSVERTPAASNSINCNGVVENSVSGDGVTNSLSNSEPSRTRRHEFKSKFKKSSSKSPTSMSQTFHGENSVFKTKLFAVVENSKNAFISLTDHIIAAGFAIPRSVSVSSQSQTQGQSQGHGYGEDNVTNAEERALFTAGDNVQGANRQSGNRIVQTNSVSNSTENNSVSLGTNRNRRNVYVYAKKEVVIDLSEDENESQS from the coding sequence ATGATAGTTTCCCATGTCTTTGATTGGCCAGTCAAGTATATACTGAAAGCCGTGTACCAACAAAATTGTTATCAAAATTCTATACCTGTTTTAAACACCAACGTGGGGTTGGTTATCGATAAGTTTAGTGAACCTTTACCAATCATTGCACAATCCTGGACCGATTTTACCCGGAATAATAGTCGTGGCTCCTTTAGTTACAGTGTTGTTCCAATCGTTTATGCGATATCTGTCCTGGCGGTAATTATATGGTTTTTGACCATCTTTGTGTTGACCAACTATACTGTGAAACCCTCATGGCTATTAAAAGGCTCCACCTTTTTATCGTCGGTGTACATCTTGCTAGTTGTGGTTAAATCCATTGTTTGCTTACACAGACAACAGCGAGAAGGCTACCTTCACGGTGCACAATTGTTGGACCAAGTGAATGGAGATAGGGCTGTAAATATAATGGACTTGATTGTAGTCATGCTACTACAAATCAACCAGGTCCAAATAATTATGAGATTGTTCCAAAGGCAAAAAGATAAGCGTTTAACTTTTTACGTTGGCATGGTGGCAACGCTATTGTCACAAGTGATTTGGAGTGTTTCGCTGTTTCATAATTTCcattttgatgatgaagccGGAGATATATTACCTGCCTTTATTTACTTGGTCAGAATTGCCATGGCATTGTGCTACGCCGCCATTATTACTGTTTATTTCATtagcaaaataaaacttATTCTCGCTAATAGAAGAATATGGTTGTTGACATTGCTTACGTTAATTTTGATTTATAGTCCGGTGGCTTTCTTTATTGCCGATGTTTCCAACGCATTCATCTACGAGCTCTCTGAGATTTTCTCAGTGGTCAATTACGTCATTGGGGTAGTTATACCTTGGGAATGGTGTAATAaattcaacatcatcatgaaggctaaagaaaaagaaggtgtTTTGGGTAGAAGATTTTATGAGGACGAGTCATATGAACTAGACCGTTTTGAACTATTTGTTGAGGAGCAGGCTCCCGGCGATGAAGACGATGGAGACTATAATGAGGGAGTTGGATATAGGGAAGATGAAAATGGTTTGCATTTGGAAGATGGAGAGCGCGGCGTGTATAATATGGCGGATATGCATAATAGCGTCGAAAGAACACCAGCAGCGCTGAACAGCATAAATTGCAATGGAGTTGTTGAAAACAGTGTGTCTGGTGATGGAGTAACAAATTCTTTATCGAATAGTGAACCATCAAGGACAAGGAGACATGAGTTTAAATCAAAGTTTAAGAAGAGCTCATCCAAGTCACCTACCTCAATGTCACAAACTTTCCATGGAGAAAACTCCGtgttcaaaacaaaattatttGCCGTTGTTGAAAACTCTAAAAATGCTTTTATTTCCTTGACAGATCATATTATTGCAGCAGGTTTTGCAATACCACGGTCTGTCAGTGTTTCTAGTCAAAGTCAAACTCAAGGTCAAAGTCAAGGTCATGGTTATGGCGAGGACAATGTTACCAATGCAGAGGAGCGGGCTCTTTTTACTGCCGGTGACAATGTTCAGGGCGCCAATAGACAACTGGGCAATCGAATTGTTCAAACAAATTCTGTCTCAAACTCGACAGAAAATAACTCGGTGTCATTGGGCACGAAtagaaacagaagaaatgtttatgtttatgCTAAGAAGGAAGTAGTGATTGATTTATCTGAAGACGAAAACGAGCTGCAGCTGTAA
- the FOL1 gene encoding trifunctional dihydropteroate synthetase (BUSCO:EOG09260LJ8), with translation MGQLITKRAQHQLANMAKDRVLVKDISAVAIIGNDAWNRPTPQPINISVAITTNFSQASVTDNLKHSINYAVLTRNISEYLKSHENRNLKSLGNIAVAVHKTVLREIDSADKVVEVAVRCPKLEIRADSVEYKLTRGRGFQGKEQEQEKEKETSDCNGSAGIISTDRVIVNKLRLLTIIGVFTFERLQKQIVDLTLDFSVGEKNVNLDVRDIVADVVAYVESSNFKTVEALVHSIGRLTFQKHSDSGIKQLVVTVIKPHAFNHVEGVGVSSTMVSKDFDDLPPIDCELDKKKSDPSNTFTLPATNSTNTFDGLHTAYLAFGSNSGGDSCASISKALGLLKNYDIDVIATSSMYISKPMYHLNQPDFFNGAVKVQFKDYSPLKLLEILKEIEYTHMSRRKDFNNGPREIDLDILLYDDLQITLDNLVIPHKSMLERTFVLQPLCELIPPDYIHPVSAEPIHNHLSQLLKAQVDETMQEDSQLLQYIPIKNRTPAENVLKFDQTNFQSQTLIMGILNMTPDSFSDGGKYYDQELDKIVNEAIVMVQDGAHIIDIGGVSTRPGSTEPSEEEELARVLPLVKALRASSSPILKNTLISIDTYRSKVAEQCLEAGADIINDVSMGLYDERIFEVVAKYGCPYIMNHTRGTPSTMSKLTNYDPLRDDDIIESVVNFNSDEQSMPRVNTEIMYMLNGVARELSLQMLKSFKYGVKKWQIIVDPGVGFAKNMEQNVAIVRNASFFKKYSIQLNSARAIGDGGCNGDGGGGIVNDDSPKFESSTEQRSKPTSFDRQYLTFCGMSVLLGTSRKKFLGTITGEIENKSDRVMATAATVTAGIEQHTDIVRVHDVKDMKDIVKVSDAIYKGTKHV, from the exons ATGG GACAATTGATTACGAAAAGGGCTCAACATCAATTGGCCAACATGGCGAAGGACCGAGTTTTAGTGAAGGACATTTCGGCAGTCGCTATCATTGGCAACGATGCATGGAATAGGCCAACGCCGCAACCGATCAATATATCAGTAGCAATTACCACCAATTTTCTGCAGGCCTCCGTGACGGATAATTTGAAACATAGTATCAATTATGCTGTTTTAACTCGTAACATTTCAGAATATTTAAAGTCGCATGAGAACAGAAACCTTAAATCGCTTGGGAATATTGCAGTAGCTGTGCATAAAACAGTGCTCCGTGAAATCGACAGCGCAGACAAGGTGGTAGAAGTGGCAGTGCGCTGCCCCAAGTTGGAGATCAGAGCAGATAGTGTAGAGTATAAGCTTACTCGAGGAAGAGGATTTcaaggaaaagaacaagaacaagaaaaggaaaaagaaacatcaGATTGTAATGGCCTGGCCGGAATCATTTCGACAGACAGAGTGATTGTGAATAAGCTTCGATTACTAACAATTATTGGAGTTTTTACATTTGAAAGGCTacagaaacaaattgtTGATCTAACTCTTGATTTCAGTGTTGGTGAGAAAAATGTAAACTTGGATGTTAGAGatattgttgctgatgtaGTGGCATATGTCGAATCATCAAACTTCAAAACAGTTGAGGCATTGGTTCATTCCATTGGGCGCTTAACTTTCCAAAAACATTCCGACCTGGGAATTAAGCAACTTGTTGTAACGGTGATTAAACCTCATGCGTTTAACCATGTTGAAGGTGTAGGTGTTTCCTCAACAATGGTATCCAAAGACTTTGATGACTTGCCTCCAATTGATTGTGAACttgataaaaagaaaagtgatCCTAGCAATACTTTTACTTTGCCGGCTACAAATCTGACCAACACTTTTGATGGATTACATACTGCATATTTGGCATTTGGTTCCAACTCTGGTGGCGATCTGTGTGCTAGTATTTCAAAAGCATTAGgtttattaaaaaattacGATATCGATGTGATTGCAACCTCGTCTATGTATATTTCCAAGCCAATGTATCATTTAAACCAGCCTGATTTTTTCAATGGTGCTGTTAAAGTGCAATTTAAAGATTATTCACCTTTGAAGTTGCTTGAAATATTGAAAGAAATCGAATATACTCACATGTCGAGGAGAAAAGATTTCAATAACGGTCCAAGAGAAATTGATCTTGATATTCTTCTATATGACGATTTGCAAATTACCTTGGACAATTTGGTCATACCGCATAAATCTATGCTAGAAAGGACATTTGTACTACAGCCATTATGCGAGTTGATACCTCCAGACTATATCCATCCTGTGAGTGCAGAACCCATTCATAACCATTTGTCACAGCTTCTTAAGGCTCAAGTTGATGAGACCATGCAAGAAGACTCTCAACTCCTCCAATATATACCTATCAAAAATCGAACACCTGCTGAGAATGTGCTCAAATTTGATCAAACTAATTTCCAATCCCAGACGCTTATTATGGGAATATTGAATATGACACCGGACTCATTTAGCGATGGAGGTAAATATTATGACCAAGAACTTGACAAAATTGTGAATGAAGCTATCGTTATGGTTCAAGATGGAGCTCATATTATTGACATTGGAGGTGTGTCCACCAGACCAGGAAGCACCGAGCCttctgaagaagaagaacttgCGAGAGTCTTGCCTTTGGTCAAGGCCTTGCGTGCCTCATCTAGCcctattttgaaaaatactTTGATATCCATAGATACGTATCGATCCAAAGTTGCAGAGCAATGTCTTGAAGCTGGAGCAGATATCATCAACGATGTGTCAATGGGTTTATACGATGAAAGAATCTTTGAAGTGGTGGCCAAGTATGGATGTCCGTATATAATGAACCATACTCGAGGTACACCGCTGACAATGTCGAAATTAACAAACTATGACCCACTTCGGGATGATGACATCATTGAGTCTGTGGTAAACTTTAATAGTGATGAACAATCAATGCCAAGAGTAAATACTGAGATAATGTACATGTTAAATGGAGTTGCTAGAGAATTGTCTTTACAAATGCTCAAGAGTTTCAAGTATGGAGTGAAAAAGTGGCAAATTATTGTAGATCCTGGAGTGGGATTTGCCAAGAACATGGAACAAAATGTCGCAATAGTGAGAAATGcatcttttttcaaaaagtacTCCATACAGCTCAACTCAGCTCGTGCTATCGGCGATGGCGGTTgtaatggtgatggtggtggtggcaTTGTCAATGATGATAGTCCAAAATTTGAAAGTTCCACTGAGCAGAGATCGAAACCGACATCTTTCGATCGTCAGTATTTGACTTTTTGTGGAATGAGTGTACTTCTTGGAACATCgagaaagaaatttttgGGTACAATCACTGGAGAAATAGAGAACAAATCAGATAGAGTTATGGCCACGGCGGCGACTGTAACAGCGGGTATCGAACAACATACGGATATAGTAAGGGTTCATGATGTCAAAGACATGAAAGATATTGTAAAAGTGAGTGATGCTATCTATAAGGGAACAAAACATGTATAG
- the ERV46 gene encoding ER-derived vesicles protein erv46, with product MSSPRPKLISLDAFAKTVEDARIKTASGGIITLLCCLVALILIRNEYIDYTTIVTLPELVVDRDINKQLEINMDMSFPNLPCDMINMDLFDETGDMKLDVINSGLEKYRIIKRGNNKVVEELDDQPALRREQPLHEICKGLGENEQGECGSCYGALPQDKKEYCCNSCAAVRRAYAHKKWQFFDGENIEQCEKEGYVQKLKDRINQNEGCRVKGSAKINRVAGTMDFAPGISTTSNGQHVHDLSLYTKYPDKFNFDHVIHHLSFGKIPTAITNLQETDSLSPLDGHSFLQHKRYHMNNYYLKIVSTRFENLDGTKKVDTNQFSVITHDRPLVGGKDEDHQHTLHARGGVPSVAFHFDISPLKIINRERYAKTWSGFVLGVVSSVAGVLMVGALLDRSVFAAQQAMKGKKDL from the coding sequence ATGTCGTCACCCCGTCCAAAGCTTATAAGCTTGGATGCCTTTGCCAAAACGGTTGAGGATGCGCGAATTAAAACTGCCTCTGGCGGTATCATTACTTTATTGTGCTGTCTAGTTGCTTTGATATTGATACGAAATGAGTACATTGATTATACCACCATTGTGACTCTTCCCGAGCTCGTAGTTGATAGAGATATTAACAAACAGCTTGAAATAAATATGGATATGTCTTTTCCTAACTTGCCATGTGATATGATCAATATGGATTTGTTTGATGAAACTGGTGATATGAAATTGGACGTGATCAATTCGGGTTTGGAAAAATATAGAATAATCAAGAGAGGTAATAACAAGgttgttgaagaattggATGACCAGCCTGCCTTGAGGAGGGAGCAACCTTTGCATGAAATTTGTAAAGGTCTCGGAGAAAACGAACAAGGAGAATGTGGCTCATGTTATGGAGCTTTACCGCAAGACAAAAAGGAGTactgttgtaatagttgtgcTGCAGTACGTAGAGCATATGCTCACAAGAAATGGCAATTTTTCGATGGAGAGAACATTGAACAgtgtgaaaaagaaggttatgtccaaaaattgaaagacaGAATCAATCAAAATGAAGGTTGCCGAGTCAAAGGaagtgcaaagattaaCCGTGTTGCAGGTACAATGGACTTTGCACCTGGAATTTCTACAACTAGCAATGGCCAGCATGTTCACGACTTGTCCTTATACACCAAGTATCCAGACAAATTCAACTTTGACCATGTTATCCATCATTTATCCTTTGGAAAGATTCCAACTGCCATCACTAATCTACAAGAAACTGATTCGCTTTCGCCGTTGGATGGACACTCCTTTTTGCAACACAAAAGATACCACATGAATAATTACTatttaaaaattgtttCTACTAGATTCGAGAATCTAGACGGCACAAAGAAAGTTGATACTAATCAGTTCTCGGTGATAACACACGATAGACCATTGGTAGGTGGTAAAGATGAAGACCATCAGCATACGTTACATGCAAGAGGTGGTGTACCTAGTGTCGCGTTCCATTTTGACATATCTCCATTGAAAATAATCAATCGTGAACGATATGCCAAAACGTGGTCTGGTTTCGTTTTGGGCGTTGTGAGTTCCGTTGCAGGTGTATTGATGGTGGGTGCTTTATTAGATAGAAGTGTATTTGCTGCACAACAAGCAATGAAGGGGAAAAAGGATTTGTAA
- the RTC4 gene encoding Restriction of telomere capping protein 4 encodes MSSKYSSLSYHSGANPSSSRASSPVKSPKSVESRLVPPKQEQNIIIDYSPKQSNSKTPHIYSRKPKKSKKPKSSIAIHHGDGKYKELNLAPRNKQLPDTSLGGSRSKEYPSSFEVDQSIDADEQLGIIDLGKIMSSPIKGHDLLKDVKLDGLLEVSDDDDDSGGGGGDHDGDDDEQFNGDRRNPARNDTEDKDKTISRPKRKEFGKNTKLSNSVVDFHTIEFGDEYQIREKYRKLGLSIPKPITSRKELIDRANEHLKVIPKILAGKVSPSIYYEMAKNQCRKSSHEIMSASDIRRIDWKAFYSGYYGHERQSIIGSYIENVCYEDLVRCAKYNKTVTYWSIGQFATQVLANEIIIRMIRDDMHYSFKEAEAFCQKSVDYGVIIADEVPIMDDLSKSNKSLKKSSNNIPDSLLDKTVNSNKRTKLE; translated from the coding sequence ATGAGCAGCAAATATCTGAGCTTGAGTTACCATTCTGGAGCGAATCCAAGTAGCCTGCGTGCTTCATCCCCAGTCAAATCTCCGAAATCTGTCGAATCGAGGCTAGTGCCACCGAAACAGGAGCAaaacatcatcattgatTATTCaccaaaacaatcaaattCGAAAACGCCACACATTTATCTGCGGAAACCAAAGAAATCGAAGAAACCCAAGTCCTCAATTGCAATACATCACGGTGATGGAAAGTACAAAGAGTTGAATCTCGCGCCACGTAATAAACAACTACCTGATACACTGCTTGGTGGCTCTCGAAGCAAAGAGTATCCAAGTTCGTTTGAAGTTGACCAGAGTATAGATGCTGATGAACAACTTGGCATCATTGATCTTGGAAAAATCATGCTGAGTCCTATAAAGGGTCATGATTTATTAAAGGATGTCAAATTAGATGGATTGCTCGAAGTcagtgatgatgatgatgatagtggtggtggtggtggtgatcatgatggtgatgacgATGAACAATTTAATGGAGATCGTCGTAATCCAGCAAGGAATGACACCgaagataaagataaaacGATCTCGAGgccaaagagaaaagagtttGGAAAAAATACTAAATTGTCGAATCTGGTGGTAGATTTCCATACTATTGAGTTTGGCGATGAATATCAAATTAGAGAGAAATATCGCAAACTTGGTTTGCTGATACCGAAACCAATCACGTCTCGCAAGGAGTTGATTGATCGAGCGAATGAGCATCTTAAAGTGATACCAAAGATACTTGCCGGAAAAGTGTCACCATCCATCTACTACGAAATGGCTAAAAATCAGTGTCGGAAATCTCTGCATGAGATTATGTCTGCATCAGACATACGTAGAATTGATTGGAAAGCATTTTATAGTGGATATTATGGCCATGAAAGACAATCTATTATAGGGAGCTATATTGAAAATGTATGTTATGAAGACTTGGTCAGATGTGCCAAGTACAACAAAACGGTCACGTATTGGTCAATTGGTCAATTCGCGACTCAGGTATTGGCAAAcgaaataataataagaatGATTAGAGATGATATGCACTACTCGTTcaaagaagcagaagcattTTGCCAGAAGAGTGTGGATTATGGTGTGATTATTGCAGATGAAGTTCCCATAATGGACGATCTAAGCAAATCGAAcaaaagtttgaaaaaaagctCCAATAATATTCCTGACAGTTTGTTGGATAAAACAGTAAATAGTAACAAGCGAACAAAATTGGAGTAA
- a CDS encoding uncharacterized protein (BUSCO:EOG09263FAK), with protein MKSTINLQRIVRSYSTQVAKDAVSPQISSTLILSRLPIITHEPSSFEKQFYKYQSELWRRLMWTFPKWVYFRSGTMAEQRYKVLNQNPVSYDKKIIYPKGKPDLKQMRDRRFRQYIRVPKTYKEEDELIGQDLSEFKESEVTRKIAPNSRVTAADKMGDKTSLERELSRTLYLTVKTSKDEHWKLPNFEERSGEVVPLHLLAEQGLYSIGGRRINYFNVAKTPCHHETYDNENKKSYFIKSHILSGTFEPQTEDLEFQWLTKQELKESLPQTYYSKIHHLLSDI; from the coding sequence ATGAAGAGCACTATTAATCTTCAAAGAATAGTGAGGCTGTATTCCACCCAGGTTGCAAAAGATGCAGTCTCGCCACAGATTTCGCTGACCTTGATACTATCGCGTCTCCCCATCATAACTCATGAACCAAGCAGCTTTGAGAAACAATTCTACAAATATCAATCGGAATTATGGAGAAGACTTATGTGGACTTTTCCCAAGTGGGTTTATTTTAGACTGGGAACAATGGCTGAACAAAGATACAAAGTGCTTAACCAGAACCCTGTGAGTTACGATAAGAAGATTATTTACCCAAAGGGTAAACCTGATTTGAAGCAAATGAGAGACAGACGTTTTAGACAATACATTCGTGTACCGAAGACATAtaaagaggaagatgaaTTGATTGGACAAGACTTGAGCGAGTTCAAGGAAAGTGAGGTCACTAGAAAGATTGCACCAAATTCAAGGGTCACAGCGGCAGATAAGATGGGAGACAAGACTTCTTTGGAAAGAGAATTGAGCCGAACGCTCTATTTGACCGTAAAGACTAGTAAGGATGAACACTGGAAATTACcaaattttgaagaaagatCTGGAGAAGTCGTTCCTCTTCATTTGTTGGCAGAACAAGGTCTCTACAGTATCGggggaagaagaataaacTATTTCAACGTGGCAAAGACCCCATGTCATCATGAAACTTACgacaatgaaaataaaaagagttACTTTATCAAATCGCACATTTTATCTGGAACATTTGAGCCACAAACTGAAGATCTCGAATTCCAGTGGCTTACCAAGcaagaattgaaagaatCCTTGCCACAAACGTATTACTCAAAGATACACCATTTACTTAGTGACATATAG